One window of the Eschrichtius robustus isolate mEscRob2 chromosome X, mEscRob2.pri, whole genome shotgun sequence genome contains the following:
- the RBM10 gene encoding RNA-binding protein 10 isoform X5 has protein sequence MSESPPLTARAEKVSVDAGRGGGESLQEASPRLADHGGSSGGGWEVKRSQRLRRGPSSPRRPYQDMEYERRGGRGDRTGRYGASDRSQDDGGENRSRDHDYRDMDYRSYPREYGSQEGKHDYDDSSEEQSAEIRGQLQSHGVQAREVRLMRNKSSGQSRGFAFVEFSHLQDATRWMEANQHSLNILGQKVSMHYSDPKPKINEDWLCNKCGVQNFKRREKCFKCGVPKSEAEQKLPLGARLDQQTLPLGGRELSQGLLPLPQPYQAQGVLASQALSQGSEPSSENANDTIILRNLNPHSTMDSILGALAPYAVLSSSNVRVIKDKQTQLNRGFAFIQLSTIVEAAQLLQILQALHPPLTIDGKTINVEFAKGSKRDMASNEGSRINAASVASTAIAAAQWAISQDEGYGGSQGTESSLYAHGYLKGTKGPGITGTKGDPAGAGPEASLEPGADSVSLQAFSRTQPGATPGVYQQSAAEASGSQGTAANSQSYTIMSPAVLKSELQSPTHPSSSLPPATSPSAQESYSQYPVPDVSTYQYDETSGYYYDPQTGLYYDPNSQYYYNAQSQQYLYWDGERRTYVPALEQSADGHKETGAPSKEGKEKKEKHKTKTAQQIAKDMERWARSLNKQKENFKNSFQPISSLRDDERRESATADAGYAILEKKGALAERQHTSMDLPKLASDDRPSPPRGLVAAYSGESDSEEEQERGGPEREEKLTDWQKLACLLCRRQFPSKEALIRHQQLSGLHKQNLEIHRRAHLSENELEALEKNDMEQMKYRDRAAERREKYGIPEPPEPKRRKYSGMSAASVDFEQPTRDGLGSDNIGSRMLQAMGWKEGSGLGRKKQGIVTPIEAQTRVRGSGLGARGSSYGVTSTESYKETLHKTMVTRFNEAQ, from the exons ATGTCCGAGAGCCCTCCCTTGACAGCCCGGGCCGAGAAGGTGAGCGTCGACGCTGGTCGTGGGGGCGGAG AGTCCCTGCAGGAGGCATCACCCAGGCTGGCAGATCATGGTGGCAGCAGCGGGGGTGGCTGGGAAGTGAAACGGAGCCAGCGGCTGAGGAGGGGCCCCAGCAGCCCCCGCAGGCCCTATCAGGACATGGAGTATGAAAGACG AGGGGGTCGTGGAGACAGGACTGGCCGTTACGGAGCCAGCGATCGTTCACAGGATGATGGTGGGGAGAACCGCAGCCGGGATCACGACTACCGGGACATGGACTACCGCTCGTATCCCCGCGAGTACGGCAGCCAGGAGGGCAAGCACGACTATGATGACTCGTCTGAGGAGCAGAGTGCAGag ATCCGTGGCCAGCTGCAGTCCCACGGCGTCCAAGCACGGGAGGTCCGGCTGATGCGGAACAAATCCTCAG GTCAGAGCCGGGGCTTCGCCTTCGTCGAGTTTAGTCACTTGCAGGACGCTACACGATGGATGGAAGCCAATCAG CACTCCCTCAACATCCTGGGCCAGAAGGTGTCCATGCACTACAGCGACCCCAAGCCCAAGATCAATGAGGACTGGCTGTGTAATAAG TGTGGCGTCCAGAACTTCAAACGCCGTGAGAAGTGCTTCAAATGTGGTGTGCCCAAGTCAG AGGCAGAACAGAAGCTGCCCCTGGGCGCAAGGTTGGATCAGCAGACGCTACCGCTGGGTGGTCGGGAGCTAAGCCAGGGCCTGCTGCCCCTGCCACAGCCCTACCAGGCCCAGGGAGTGCTGGCCTCCCAGGCCCTGTCACAGGGCTCGGAGCCGAGCTCAGAGAACGCCAACGACA CCATCATTTTGCGCAACCTGAACCCACACAGCACCATGGACTCCATCCTGGGGGCCCTGGCACCCTACGCAGTGCTGTCCTCCTCCAACGTACGCGTCATCAAGGACAAGCAGACCCAACTGAACCGTGGCTTTGCCTTCATCCAGCTCTCCACCATCGTG gaggcAGCCCAGCTGCTGCAGATCCTGCAGGCCCTGCACCCGCCGCTCACCATCGACGGCAAGACCATCAACGTTGAGTTTGCCAAGGGTTCTAAGAG GGACATGGCCTCCAACGAAGGCAGTCGCATCAATGCTGCCTCTGTGGCCAGCACTGCCATTGCCGCGGCCCAGTGGGCCATCTCGCAG GATGAGGGCTATGGCGGCAGCCAGGGCACAGAGTCTTCTCTCTATGCCCATGGCTACCTCAAGGGCACGAAGGGCCCCGGCATCACTGGAACCAAAGGGGACCCAGCCGGAGCAG GTCCCGAGGCCTCCCTGGAGCCTGGGGCAGACTCTGTGTCCCTGCAGGCTTTCTCCCGCACCCAGCCTGGTGCCACCCCTGGCGTCTACCAGCAGTCAGCAGCTGAAGCGAGCGGCAGCCAGGGCACTGCTGCCAACAGCCAG TCATACACCATCATGTCACCCGCTGTGCTCAAATCTGAGCTCCAGAGCCCCACCCATCCCAGCTCTTCCCTGCCACCAGCCACGAGTCCCTCTGCCCAGGAGTCCTACAGCCAGTACC CTGTTCCTGACGTCTCCACCTACCAGTACGACGAGACATCTGGCTACTACTATGACCCCCAGACTGGCCTCTACTACGACCCCAACTCTCAG taCTACTACAATGCTCAGAGCCAGCAGTACCTGTACTGGGATGGGGAAAGGCGGACCTATGTTCCTGCCCTGGAGCAGTCAGCTGACGGGCATAAGGAAACGGGGGCGCCCTCAAAGGAGggcaaagagaagaaggaaaagcacAAGACCAAGACGGCCCAACAG ATCGCCAAGGACATGGAACGCTGGGCCCGCAGCCTcaacaagcaaaaagaaaacttcaaaaacaGCTTCCAGCCCATCAGTTCCCTACGAGACGATGAAAGGCGGGAGTCGGCCACTGCAGATGCCGGCTACGCCATCCTCGAGAAGAAG GGAGCACTAGCCGAGAGACAGCACACCAGCATGGACCTCCCAAAACTGGCCAGTGATGACCGCCCA AGCCCGCCGAGGGGTCTGGTGGCAGCCTACAGTGGAGAGAGTGACAGTGAGGAGGAGCAAGAGCGCGGGGGCCCGGAGCGGGAGGAGAAGCTCACTGACTGGCAGAAGCTGGCCTGTCTGCTCTGCCGGCGCCAGTTCCCCAGCAAGGAGGCGCTCATCCGGCACCAGCAGCTCTCCGGGCTCCACAAG CAAAACCTTGAGATTCACCGGCGAGCCCACCTGTCAGAAAATGAGCTGgaggcacttgagaagaacgacATGGAG CAAATGAAGTACCGGGACCGCGCAGCTGAACGCAGAGAGAAGTATGGCATCCCTGAGCCGCCGGAGCCCAAGAGGAGGAAGTATAGCGGCATGTCTGCGGCCTCTGT GGACTTTGAGCAGCCCACGCGGGATGGGCTGGGCAGTGACAACATTGGCAGTCGCATGCTCCAGGCTATGGGCTGGAAAGAGGGCAGTGGCCTGGGCCGCAAAAAACAGGGCATTGTGACTCCCATTGAG GCCCAGACACGGGTGCGGGGCTCTGGCTTGGGTGCCCGAGGCAGCTCCTATGGGGTCACCTCAACCGAGTCATACAAGGAGACGCTGCACAAGACAATGGTGACCCGCTTCAACGAGGCCCAGTGA
- the RBM10 gene encoding RNA-binding protein 10 isoform X6, which translates to MEYERRGGRGDRTGRYGASDRSQDDGGENRSRDHDYRDMDYRSYPREYGSQEGKHDYDDSSEEQSAEDSYEASPGSETQRRRRRRHRHSPTGPPGFPRDGDYRDQDYRTEQGEEEEEEEEEEEEEKASNIVMLRMLPQAATEDDIRGQLQSHGVQAREVRLMRNKSSGQSRGFAFVEFSHLQDATRWMEANQHSLNILGQKVSMHYSDPKPKINEDWLCNKCGVQNFKRREKCFKCGVPKSEAEQKLPLGARLDQQTLPLGGRELSQGLLPLPQPYQAQGVLASQALSQGSEPSSENANDTIILRNLNPHSTMDSILGALAPYAVLSSSNVRVIKDKQTQLNRGFAFIQLSTIVEAAQLLQILQALHPPLTIDGKTINVEFAKGSKRDMASNEGSRINAASVASTAIAAAQWAISQASQGGEGAWATPEEPPVDYSYYQQDEGYGGSQGTESSLYAHGYLKGTKGPGITGTKGDPAGAGPEASLEPGADSVSLQAFSRTQPGATPGVYQQSAAEASGSQGTAANSQSYTIMSPAVLKSELQSPTHPSSSLPPATSPSAQESYSQYPVPDVSTYQYDETSGYYYDPQTGLYYDPNSQYYYNAQSQQYLYWDGERRTYVPALEQSADGHKETGAPSKEGKEKKEKHKTKTAQQIAKDMERWARSLNKQKENFKNSFQPISSLRDDERRESATADAGYAILEKKGALAERQHTSMDLPKLASDDRPSPPRGLVAAYSGESDSEEEQERGGPEREEKLTDWQKLACLLCRRQFPSKEALIRHQQLSGLHKQNLEIHRRAHLSENELEALEKNDMEQMKYRDRAAERREKYGIPEPPEPKRRKYSGMSAASVDFEQPTRDGLGSDNIGSRMLQAMGWKEGSGLGRKKQGIVTPIEAQTRVRGSGLGARGSSYGVTSTESYKETLHKTMVTRFNEAQ; encoded by the exons ATGGAGTATGAAAGACG AGGGGGTCGTGGAGACAGGACTGGCCGTTACGGAGCCAGCGATCGTTCACAGGATGATGGTGGGGAGAACCGCAGCCGGGATCACGACTACCGGGACATGGACTACCGCTCGTATCCCCGCGAGTACGGCAGCCAGGAGGGCAAGCACGACTATGATGACTCGTCTGAGGAGCAGAGTGCAGag GATTCCTACGAGGCCTCCCCGGGCTCCGAGACTCAGCgtaggcggcggcggcggcacagGCACAGCCCCACCGGCCCACCAGGCTTCCCCCGAGACGGCGACTATCGGGACCAGGACTATCGGACCgagcaaggggaggaggaggaggaggaggaggaggaggaggaggaggagaaggccagTAACATCGTCATGCTGAGGATGCTGCCACAGGCAGCCACTGAGGATGAC ATCCGTGGCCAGCTGCAGTCCCACGGCGTCCAAGCACGGGAGGTCCGGCTGATGCGGAACAAATCCTCAG GTCAGAGCCGGGGCTTCGCCTTCGTCGAGTTTAGTCACTTGCAGGACGCTACACGATGGATGGAAGCCAATCAG CACTCCCTCAACATCCTGGGCCAGAAGGTGTCCATGCACTACAGCGACCCCAAGCCCAAGATCAATGAGGACTGGCTGTGTAATAAG TGTGGCGTCCAGAACTTCAAACGCCGTGAGAAGTGCTTCAAATGTGGTGTGCCCAAGTCAG AGGCAGAACAGAAGCTGCCCCTGGGCGCAAGGTTGGATCAGCAGACGCTACCGCTGGGTGGTCGGGAGCTAAGCCAGGGCCTGCTGCCCCTGCCACAGCCCTACCAGGCCCAGGGAGTGCTGGCCTCCCAGGCCCTGTCACAGGGCTCGGAGCCGAGCTCAGAGAACGCCAACGACA CCATCATTTTGCGCAACCTGAACCCACACAGCACCATGGACTCCATCCTGGGGGCCCTGGCACCCTACGCAGTGCTGTCCTCCTCCAACGTACGCGTCATCAAGGACAAGCAGACCCAACTGAACCGTGGCTTTGCCTTCATCCAGCTCTCCACCATCGTG gaggcAGCCCAGCTGCTGCAGATCCTGCAGGCCCTGCACCCGCCGCTCACCATCGACGGCAAGACCATCAACGTTGAGTTTGCCAAGGGTTCTAAGAG GGACATGGCCTCCAACGAAGGCAGTCGCATCAATGCTGCCTCTGTGGCCAGCACTGCCATTGCCGCGGCCCAGTGGGCCATCTCGCAG GCCTCCCAGGGTGGGGAGGGTGCCTGGGCCACCCCCGAGGAGCCACCGGTCGACTACAGCTACTACCAACAGGATGAGGGCTATGGCGGCAGCCAGGGCACAGAGTCTTCTCTCTATGCCCATGGCTACCTCAAGGGCACGAAGGGCCCCGGCATCACTGGAACCAAAGGGGACCCAGCCGGAGCAG GTCCCGAGGCCTCCCTGGAGCCTGGGGCAGACTCTGTGTCCCTGCAGGCTTTCTCCCGCACCCAGCCTGGTGCCACCCCTGGCGTCTACCAGCAGTCAGCAGCTGAAGCGAGCGGCAGCCAGGGCACTGCTGCCAACAGCCAG TCATACACCATCATGTCACCCGCTGTGCTCAAATCTGAGCTCCAGAGCCCCACCCATCCCAGCTCTTCCCTGCCACCAGCCACGAGTCCCTCTGCCCAGGAGTCCTACAGCCAGTACC CTGTTCCTGACGTCTCCACCTACCAGTACGACGAGACATCTGGCTACTACTATGACCCCCAGACTGGCCTCTACTACGACCCCAACTCTCAG taCTACTACAATGCTCAGAGCCAGCAGTACCTGTACTGGGATGGGGAAAGGCGGACCTATGTTCCTGCCCTGGAGCAGTCAGCTGACGGGCATAAGGAAACGGGGGCGCCCTCAAAGGAGggcaaagagaagaaggaaaagcacAAGACCAAGACGGCCCAACAG ATCGCCAAGGACATGGAACGCTGGGCCCGCAGCCTcaacaagcaaaaagaaaacttcaaaaacaGCTTCCAGCCCATCAGTTCCCTACGAGACGATGAAAGGCGGGAGTCGGCCACTGCAGATGCCGGCTACGCCATCCTCGAGAAGAAG GGAGCACTAGCCGAGAGACAGCACACCAGCATGGACCTCCCAAAACTGGCCAGTGATGACCGCCCA AGCCCGCCGAGGGGTCTGGTGGCAGCCTACAGTGGAGAGAGTGACAGTGAGGAGGAGCAAGAGCGCGGGGGCCCGGAGCGGGAGGAGAAGCTCACTGACTGGCAGAAGCTGGCCTGTCTGCTCTGCCGGCGCCAGTTCCCCAGCAAGGAGGCGCTCATCCGGCACCAGCAGCTCTCCGGGCTCCACAAG CAAAACCTTGAGATTCACCGGCGAGCCCACCTGTCAGAAAATGAGCTGgaggcacttgagaagaacgacATGGAG CAAATGAAGTACCGGGACCGCGCAGCTGAACGCAGAGAGAAGTATGGCATCCCTGAGCCGCCGGAGCCCAAGAGGAGGAAGTATAGCGGCATGTCTGCGGCCTCTGT GGACTTTGAGCAGCCCACGCGGGATGGGCTGGGCAGTGACAACATTGGCAGTCGCATGCTCCAGGCTATGGGCTGGAAAGAGGGCAGTGGCCTGGGCCGCAAAAAACAGGGCATTGTGACTCCCATTGAG GCCCAGACACGGGTGCGGGGCTCTGGCTTGGGTGCCCGAGGCAGCTCCTATGGGGTCACCTCAACCGAGTCATACAAGGAGACGCTGCACAAGACAATGGTGACCCGCTTCAACGAGGCCCAGTGA
- the RBM10 gene encoding RNA-binding protein 10 isoform X3, translated as MSESPPLTARAEKVSVDAGRGGGESLQEASPRLADHGGSSGGGWEVKRSQRLRRGPSSPRRPYQDMEYERRGGRGDRTGRYGASDRSQDDGGENRSRDHDYRDMDYRSYPREYGSQEGKHDYDDSSEEQSAEIRGQLQSHGVQAREVRLMRNKSSGQSRGFAFVEFSHLQDATRWMEANQHSLNILGQKVSMHYSDPKPKINEDWLCNKCGVQNFKRREKCFKCGVPKSEAEQKLPLGARLDQQTLPLGGRELSQGLLPLPQPYQAQGVLASQALSQGSEPSSENANDTIILRNLNPHSTMDSILGALAPYAVLSSSNVRVIKDKQTQLNRGFAFIQLSTIVEAAQLLQILQALHPPLTIDGKTINVEFAKGSKRDMASNEGSRINAASVASTAIAAAQWAISQASQGGEGAWATPEEPPVDYSYYQQDEGYGGSQGTESSLYAHGYLKGTKGPGITGTKGDPAGAGPEASLEPGADSVSLQAFSRTQPGATPGVYQQSAAEASGSQGTAANSQSYTIMSPAVLKSELQSPTHPSSSLPPATSPSAQESYSQYPVPDVSTYQYDETSGYYYDPQTGLYYDPNSQYYYNAQSQQYLYWDGERRTYVPALEQSADGHKETGAPSKEGKEKKEKHKTKTAQQIAKDMERWARSLNKQKENFKNSFQPISSLRDDERRESATADAGYAILEKKGALAERQHTSMDLPKLASDDRPSPPRGLVAAYSGESDSEEEQERGGPEREEKLTDWQKLACLLCRRQFPSKEALIRHQQLSGLHKQNLEIHRRAHLSENELEALEKNDMEQMKYRDRAAERREKYGIPEPPEPKRRKYSGMSAASVDFEQPTRDGLGSDNIGSRMLQAMGWKEGSGLGRKKQGIVTPIEAQTRVRGSGLGARGSSYGVTSTESYKETLHKTMVTRFNEAQ; from the exons ATGTCCGAGAGCCCTCCCTTGACAGCCCGGGCCGAGAAGGTGAGCGTCGACGCTGGTCGTGGGGGCGGAG AGTCCCTGCAGGAGGCATCACCCAGGCTGGCAGATCATGGTGGCAGCAGCGGGGGTGGCTGGGAAGTGAAACGGAGCCAGCGGCTGAGGAGGGGCCCCAGCAGCCCCCGCAGGCCCTATCAGGACATGGAGTATGAAAGACG AGGGGGTCGTGGAGACAGGACTGGCCGTTACGGAGCCAGCGATCGTTCACAGGATGATGGTGGGGAGAACCGCAGCCGGGATCACGACTACCGGGACATGGACTACCGCTCGTATCCCCGCGAGTACGGCAGCCAGGAGGGCAAGCACGACTATGATGACTCGTCTGAGGAGCAGAGTGCAGag ATCCGTGGCCAGCTGCAGTCCCACGGCGTCCAAGCACGGGAGGTCCGGCTGATGCGGAACAAATCCTCAG GTCAGAGCCGGGGCTTCGCCTTCGTCGAGTTTAGTCACTTGCAGGACGCTACACGATGGATGGAAGCCAATCAG CACTCCCTCAACATCCTGGGCCAGAAGGTGTCCATGCACTACAGCGACCCCAAGCCCAAGATCAATGAGGACTGGCTGTGTAATAAG TGTGGCGTCCAGAACTTCAAACGCCGTGAGAAGTGCTTCAAATGTGGTGTGCCCAAGTCAG AGGCAGAACAGAAGCTGCCCCTGGGCGCAAGGTTGGATCAGCAGACGCTACCGCTGGGTGGTCGGGAGCTAAGCCAGGGCCTGCTGCCCCTGCCACAGCCCTACCAGGCCCAGGGAGTGCTGGCCTCCCAGGCCCTGTCACAGGGCTCGGAGCCGAGCTCAGAGAACGCCAACGACA CCATCATTTTGCGCAACCTGAACCCACACAGCACCATGGACTCCATCCTGGGGGCCCTGGCACCCTACGCAGTGCTGTCCTCCTCCAACGTACGCGTCATCAAGGACAAGCAGACCCAACTGAACCGTGGCTTTGCCTTCATCCAGCTCTCCACCATCGTG gaggcAGCCCAGCTGCTGCAGATCCTGCAGGCCCTGCACCCGCCGCTCACCATCGACGGCAAGACCATCAACGTTGAGTTTGCCAAGGGTTCTAAGAG GGACATGGCCTCCAACGAAGGCAGTCGCATCAATGCTGCCTCTGTGGCCAGCACTGCCATTGCCGCGGCCCAGTGGGCCATCTCGCAG GCCTCCCAGGGTGGGGAGGGTGCCTGGGCCACCCCCGAGGAGCCACCGGTCGACTACAGCTACTACCAACAGGATGAGGGCTATGGCGGCAGCCAGGGCACAGAGTCTTCTCTCTATGCCCATGGCTACCTCAAGGGCACGAAGGGCCCCGGCATCACTGGAACCAAAGGGGACCCAGCCGGAGCAG GTCCCGAGGCCTCCCTGGAGCCTGGGGCAGACTCTGTGTCCCTGCAGGCTTTCTCCCGCACCCAGCCTGGTGCCACCCCTGGCGTCTACCAGCAGTCAGCAGCTGAAGCGAGCGGCAGCCAGGGCACTGCTGCCAACAGCCAG TCATACACCATCATGTCACCCGCTGTGCTCAAATCTGAGCTCCAGAGCCCCACCCATCCCAGCTCTTCCCTGCCACCAGCCACGAGTCCCTCTGCCCAGGAGTCCTACAGCCAGTACC CTGTTCCTGACGTCTCCACCTACCAGTACGACGAGACATCTGGCTACTACTATGACCCCCAGACTGGCCTCTACTACGACCCCAACTCTCAG taCTACTACAATGCTCAGAGCCAGCAGTACCTGTACTGGGATGGGGAAAGGCGGACCTATGTTCCTGCCCTGGAGCAGTCAGCTGACGGGCATAAGGAAACGGGGGCGCCCTCAAAGGAGggcaaagagaagaaggaaaagcacAAGACCAAGACGGCCCAACAG ATCGCCAAGGACATGGAACGCTGGGCCCGCAGCCTcaacaagcaaaaagaaaacttcaaaaacaGCTTCCAGCCCATCAGTTCCCTACGAGACGATGAAAGGCGGGAGTCGGCCACTGCAGATGCCGGCTACGCCATCCTCGAGAAGAAG GGAGCACTAGCCGAGAGACAGCACACCAGCATGGACCTCCCAAAACTGGCCAGTGATGACCGCCCA AGCCCGCCGAGGGGTCTGGTGGCAGCCTACAGTGGAGAGAGTGACAGTGAGGAGGAGCAAGAGCGCGGGGGCCCGGAGCGGGAGGAGAAGCTCACTGACTGGCAGAAGCTGGCCTGTCTGCTCTGCCGGCGCCAGTTCCCCAGCAAGGAGGCGCTCATCCGGCACCAGCAGCTCTCCGGGCTCCACAAG CAAAACCTTGAGATTCACCGGCGAGCCCACCTGTCAGAAAATGAGCTGgaggcacttgagaagaacgacATGGAG CAAATGAAGTACCGGGACCGCGCAGCTGAACGCAGAGAGAAGTATGGCATCCCTGAGCCGCCGGAGCCCAAGAGGAGGAAGTATAGCGGCATGTCTGCGGCCTCTGT GGACTTTGAGCAGCCCACGCGGGATGGGCTGGGCAGTGACAACATTGGCAGTCGCATGCTCCAGGCTATGGGCTGGAAAGAGGGCAGTGGCCTGGGCCGCAAAAAACAGGGCATTGTGACTCCCATTGAG GCCCAGACACGGGTGCGGGGCTCTGGCTTGGGTGCCCGAGGCAGCTCCTATGGGGTCACCTCAACCGAGTCATACAAGGAGACGCTGCACAAGACAATGGTGACCCGCTTCAACGAGGCCCAGTGA